In a single window of the Gossypium hirsutum isolate 1008001.06 chromosome D02, Gossypium_hirsutum_v2.1, whole genome shotgun sequence genome:
- the LOC107932136 gene encoding F-box/LRR-repeat protein At4g14103: protein MAVCVEDRISSFPDPILCHILSFLPIKEAVRTSIISTKWRYLFASMSTIEFDACSMSGLTDRNIDSFKNFVDRLLKSPDQVRLDCFRLSHMICSWNDWNDGDHDFDISGWICAALCRGVKEIDLQLSYREDILPAVLFTCGSLVTLKLDAVGHNFKFPSDVCLGNLKTLHFRDSFFGDSVLRFISNCHVLEDLAFIECDFYTSEINIQTPSLKRFILDFNLGEFADLKYVVVINAPNLIYFQCTDAVAQGYTLSTMKSLEKAHISICDCDTIDSQAIAAHLIQGICNVRSIRLSINEGIFRPSSCVQIFRTSQLPIFHNLIEFEFLGRGFNGREIWLLIVLVSITSTIT from the exons ATGGCGGTGTGTGTCGAAGACAGGATCAGTAGTTTTCCGGATCCTATTCTTTGTCATATTTTGTCATTCCTTCCCATTAAAGAAGCAGTTCGAACCTCTATTATTTCAACCAAGTGGAGATACCTCTTTGCTTCAATGTCTACCATTGAATTTGATGCTTGTTCAATGAGTGGTTTGACTGACAGAAATATTGACAGCTTCAAGAACTTTGTTGATAGGTTATTGAAATCCCCCGATCAGGTAAGATTAGATTGCTTTAGGCTAAGTCATATGATTTGTTCATGGAATGATTGGAATGATGGAGATCATGATTTTGATATCTCTGGTTGGATATGTGCTGCATTGTGCCGTGGTGTTAAGGAAATTGATTTGCAGTTAAGTTATCGTGAAGATATTTTACCAGCTGTTTTATTCACTTGCGGCTCACTGGTGACACTGAAATTGGATGCAGTAGGTCATAATTTTAAGTTCCCATCTGACGTTTGTTTAGGGAATCTGAAGACTTTGCACTTTAGAGACTCATTTTTCGGTGATTCCGTTCTTAGGTTCATTTCCAATTGCCATGTCTTAGAAGATTTGGCTTTTATTGAATGTGATTTTTATACAAGTGAGATCAATATCCAAACTCCTTCGCTTAAGagatttattttagattttaatctCGGAGAATTCGCAGATTTAAAGTATGTGGTGGTGATTAATGCTCCAAATCTTATTTATTTTCAATGTACTGACGCTGTAGCTCAAGGTTATACTTTGAGTACCATGAAGTCTCTAGAAAAAGCCCATATTAGCATCTGCGACTGTGATACCATTGATTCTCAAGCAATTGCAGCTCATCTTATTCAAGGAATTTGCAATGTACGGTCTATACGTTTAAGCATTAATGAAGGG ATTTTCCGACCAAGTTCTTGTGTGCAGATTTTCCGAACAAGTCAACTTCCTATATTTCACAACCTTATTGAATTCGAATTTCTTGGTCGTGGTTTTAATGGGAGAGAAATTTGGCTT TTGATTGTTTTAGTGTCAATTACATCCACAATTACATAA